In a genomic window of Punica granatum isolate Tunisia-2019 chromosome 6, ASM765513v2, whole genome shotgun sequence:
- the LOC116212076 gene encoding probable E3 ubiquitin-protein ligase ATL44, which translates to MCKSQIMSTPCQDQKFEMVIVIAVLVCGILVLIVLYLKHKFFDNDREMAGHHQQRSSNTCFLSNDNAADRSESSAFHSISFTTGPSTSNSDSAAFDCRSCAICLDDYVDGDRVVVLQACLHVFHEECIDQWIPWRSSNCPVCRAKVMERMKGEPSRRRPAQCPLAFSLAYSNGFITNSHSARVI; encoded by the coding sequence ATGTGTAAATCCCAGATCATGAGTACCCCTTGTCAAGATCAGAAGTTTGAGATGGTCATCGTCATTGCCGTCCTCGTGTGTGGAATCCTCGTGCTTATCGTCCTTTATCTGAAACATAAATTCTTCGACAATGATCGGGAAATGGCCGGTCATCATCAACAGCGGTCATCAAATACATGTTTCTTGTCCAATGATAATGCAGCTGATCGATCCGAGAGTAGCGCCTTCCACTCGATCTCCTTCACAACGGGCCCCTCGACTTCCAATTCCGATTCCGCGGCTTTTGATTGCAGGAGCTGTGCCATATGCTTGGACGATTACGTGGATGGGGACCGAGTGGTCGTCTTGCAAGCGTGCTTGCATGTGTTTCACGAGGAGTGCATCGACCAGTGGATACCATGGAGGTCGTCAAACTGCCCAGTTTGCCGGGCCAAAGTGATGGAGCGTATGAAGGGTGAGCCTTCCAGGAGGAGGCCGGCCCAATGCCCCCTCGCTTTCTCCCTTGCTTACAGCAACGGTTTCATAACAAACAGCCATTCCGCACGGGTCATTTAG